The following proteins are encoded in a genomic region of Shinella zoogloeoides:
- a CDS encoding AAA family ATPase, with protein sequence MTRHGFTSTTRHVIASRAGYRCSYPGCQKLTLGPAVAPDQYEDTGFASHIHAASLRGPRGQGGLKPAQLKHASNGIWMCGAHENLIDKKSGVRFPVNVLQSWKALHEYRTSFEHSGNQAAFGFVRTLRLERSPLFTPGTQIDFAKTTFLIGPNGSGKSAICEWVSILEASDNIRRWLANNNVHYDIIFDAPAEHRLSVQTEGILTLDLDGKTVSRNHARSSAVYLSGRGDNRIVCDLRRIMDLLQIDEFALRSLGTRVSGDFVKKVEFVQRTQQEDDEDELQRDDLDAPVYVLESHLTNGRVMRFEQLSGGERGRVLLELAMALAREGTQFGPTLLLVELKSLGMDWGAIQPYLDFFGSPECLYQTVLTSWELPSDVEMLGWQIYMVDGRPGEKGTVVASPRA encoded by the coding sequence GTGACGCGGCACGGTTTTACATCAACGACGCGCCATGTCATCGCTTCCAGGGCAGGCTATCGTTGTTCCTATCCGGGCTGCCAGAAGTTGACCCTCGGGCCAGCGGTCGCACCTGACCAGTACGAGGACACCGGCTTCGCCAGCCATATTCACGCCGCCTCTCTTCGTGGCCCCCGTGGGCAGGGCGGGCTAAAGCCTGCGCAACTAAAACACGCATCCAATGGTATTTGGATGTGCGGAGCGCACGAGAACCTGATCGACAAGAAAAGCGGCGTGCGCTTTCCCGTCAATGTGTTGCAGAGCTGGAAAGCGCTCCACGAATACCGCACATCGTTTGAACATAGCGGAAATCAGGCAGCTTTCGGATTCGTGCGAACTCTAAGGCTTGAGCGTTCACCGCTCTTCACGCCCGGCACGCAGATCGATTTCGCCAAGACCACATTTCTAATCGGGCCTAATGGCAGTGGCAAATCCGCTATTTGCGAGTGGGTGAGCATACTTGAGGCGAGTGACAATATCCGGCGTTGGCTCGCAAACAACAACGTCCACTACGATATCATATTCGACGCCCCCGCCGAACATCGGCTCTCCGTTCAAACAGAAGGCATCCTCACTCTAGACCTTGATGGAAAAACGGTTAGCCGAAACCACGCCCGATCAAGCGCGGTTTATCTAAGCGGACGCGGTGACAACCGCATTGTGTGCGATCTTCGTCGAATCATGGACTTGCTCCAGATTGATGAGTTCGCGTTGCGCAGCTTGGGCACTCGCGTATCCGGTGATTTCGTAAAGAAAGTGGAATTTGTCCAGCGGACGCAGCAGGAAGACGACGAGGACGAGCTTCAGAGAGATGATCTTGACGCACCTGTCTACGTGTTGGAAAGTCATCTGACCAATGGTCGAGTGATGAGGTTCGAGCAATTATCGGGTGGCGAAAGGGGGCGCGTTCTACTTGAACTCGCGATGGCGCTAGCCCGTGAAGGAACCCAATTCGGGCCGACGCTGCTATTGGTCGAGCTTAAGTCGCTTGGAATGGATTGGGGTGCTATCCAGCCCTATTTGGACTTCTTCGGCAGTCCCGAGTGCCTATACCAAACTGTCTTGACATCTTGGGAACTACCCAGCGACGTCGAGATGCTCGGCTGGCAGATCTACATGGTGGACGGACGACCAGGAGAGAAAGGGACAGTAGTCGCATCACCGCGTGCGTGA
- a CDS encoding ABC-three component system middle component 6 translates to MILPTKHIPQNEALIGVGATLLAHLSMPMTVSGLWERLRTEPNVGTFERFVLASNLLYLIGAIDIRDGLIVRTAS, encoded by the coding sequence ATGATTCTTCCGACCAAACATATCCCGCAGAACGAGGCGCTGATCGGTGTCGGCGCGACGCTGCTTGCCCACCTCAGCATGCCCATGACCGTCTCGGGCCTTTGGGAGCGTCTGCGCACGGAGCCGAACGTCGGAACTTTCGAGCGGTTCGTGCTGGCCTCGAATCTCCTCTATCTCATCGGCGCCATCGACATTCGAGACGGCCTCATCGTCAGGACCGCCTCATGA
- a CDS encoding SOS response-associated peptidase codes for MCNAYEQHVKWVEYCRMMQALELGIPTQQSDLDLPEHDDIRINQMGPVMRATANDREVELERMNFGLPSNRPEGGPVFNFRSEGRDFSNTHRCLVPASAFFEFTGTKYPKTKHRFTLNGAPFLAVAGIWREAQGNHPASFAMLTTDPGPDVKPIHDRQIVVLRPEDWAAWLWLTKPEAELLRPLEQVSLSVETVRKGAD; via the coding sequence ATGTGCAACGCCTATGAACAGCATGTGAAATGGGTCGAGTATTGCAGGATGATGCAGGCGCTGGAGCTTGGGATTCCGACGCAACAAAGCGACCTTGACCTTCCCGAACATGACGACATCCGCATCAACCAGATGGGTCCGGTGATGCGGGCGACGGCGAACGACCGCGAGGTCGAGCTGGAGCGGATGAATTTCGGATTGCCGTCGAACCGGCCCGAGGGCGGCCCGGTGTTCAACTTCCGCTCGGAAGGGCGCGATTTCTCCAACACCCATCGCTGCCTCGTCCCGGCCTCGGCCTTCTTCGAGTTCACCGGCACGAAATATCCGAAGACCAAGCACCGCTTTACGCTGAACGGAGCGCCCTTCCTTGCCGTCGCCGGCATCTGGCGCGAGGCGCAGGGCAATCACCCGGCCTCCTTCGCCATGCTGACGACCGATCCCGGTCCCGACGTGAAGCCGATCCACGACCGGCAGATCGTGGTGCTGCGGCCGGAAGATTGGGCGGCCTGGCTATGGCTGACGAAACCGGAGGCCGAGTTATTACGGCCGCTGGAGCAAGTCTCCCTCTCGGTCGAGACGGTGCGGAAGGGTGCCGACTAG
- a CDS encoding ParB/RepB/Spo0J family partition protein yields MARAAKKKPALAMIEFSRSRDIPFNRIHLSNDNVREVDADAGLDELEFDVERREDLILGINVRAVLDADGNETGDFETPAGGRRYRVIARLVAKGRFPEDGLVPCLVKKANAKTSAVDDSLAENTFRVGLHPLDQFRAFKRMVDGGMTHEEVASAYFTTTRYVEQRLVLAKVSPKLHEVYAANGMTLRTLEAFTAHPDHERQEQVWDAVRQSHNKEPWQIREMLTETEVPASDKRARFVGLDAYLAASGSLLPRYLFDDDEEGWLEDVPLLDRLVGEKLKAAADAVAAEGWKWVEADLELPYGYDHGLRGVVGTPAELSKKERREREKLRSQQERLEAKYPADQELPEDIDRRLGEIERQLEAFERRPTVYDPVEIAIAGAFVTVDEDGELVVNRGWVRPEDEPVETVDTEGVEPDAGIDGEDDDDLSPEGPRTVIAVNGRPVEPEEDVDVIRPLPEKLVIELSAHRTIALRNAVGSNPHVAMTALLHKLARDAFRRSTHGATVQVSVHEVFCGNQGTDLKTTPYAKAVDKRHAAWKAKVPTDDDALWDWLVALDDENRMALLAHCMSLGINALYERPNPMSATGISERQLQARMAEADRLARVTGLDMAEAGFRPTVANYFGRVTKQRILEAIAEAVGESTANLLDNQKKDKMWMASEAEERLANTGWLPEPLRLASEEPAIEGAAEEDEPDVALPDFLAGDDEAPEAGTGEDPAVLVAAE; encoded by the coding sequence ATGGCCCGAGCTGCCAAGAAGAAGCCCGCCCTCGCGATGATCGAGTTCTCGCGGTCGCGCGACATTCCCTTCAACCGCATCCATCTGTCGAACGACAATGTTCGCGAAGTCGACGCCGATGCGGGCCTCGATGAGCTTGAGTTCGATGTCGAGCGCCGCGAGGACCTGATCCTCGGCATCAATGTCCGCGCCGTTCTCGACGCCGACGGCAACGAGACCGGCGATTTCGAGACCCCGGCCGGCGGTCGCCGCTACCGCGTCATCGCCCGCCTGGTGGCAAAGGGTCGCTTCCCCGAGGACGGCCTGGTCCCCTGCCTCGTCAAGAAGGCCAATGCCAAGACCTCGGCCGTCGACGACTCGCTGGCCGAGAACACCTTCCGCGTCGGGCTGCATCCGCTCGACCAGTTCCGCGCCTTCAAGCGGATGGTGGATGGCGGCATGACCCACGAGGAGGTCGCCAGCGCCTACTTCACGACGACGCGCTATGTCGAGCAGCGCCTGGTGCTCGCCAAGGTCTCGCCCAAGCTGCACGAGGTCTATGCCGCGAACGGCATGACGCTCCGGACGCTGGAGGCGTTCACCGCCCATCCCGATCACGAACGCCAGGAGCAGGTTTGGGATGCCGTCCGGCAGTCCCACAACAAGGAGCCCTGGCAGATCCGGGAAATGCTCACCGAGACCGAGGTTCCCGCATCCGACAAGCGTGCGCGCTTCGTCGGCCTCGACGCCTATCTGGCGGCGAGCGGGTCTCTCCTGCCGCGCTATCTCTTCGACGATGACGAGGAGGGATGGCTGGAAGACGTGCCGCTTCTCGACCGGCTGGTCGGGGAGAAGCTGAAGGCGGCCGCGGATGCTGTGGCCGCCGAAGGCTGGAAGTGGGTCGAAGCAGACCTCGAACTTCCCTACGGCTATGACCACGGCCTGCGCGGCGTCGTCGGCACGCCGGCGGAACTGTCCAAGAAGGAGCGGCGCGAACGCGAGAAGCTGCGCAGCCAGCAGGAGCGGCTTGAGGCCAAGTACCCGGCCGATCAGGAGCTGCCCGAGGACATCGACCGGCGCCTAGGCGAGATCGAAAGGCAGCTCGAAGCCTTCGAGCGCCGCCCGACCGTCTATGATCCGGTCGAGATCGCCATCGCCGGCGCTTTCGTCACCGTCGACGAGGACGGCGAGCTTGTCGTCAATCGCGGCTGGGTGCGCCCCGAGGACGAGCCGGTCGAGACCGTCGACACCGAAGGCGTCGAGCCGGATGCCGGTATCGACGGCGAGGACGATGACGATCTCTCGCCCGAGGGACCGCGCACCGTCATCGCCGTCAACGGCCGGCCGGTCGAGCCAGAGGAGGACGTGGACGTCATCCGGCCGCTCCCCGAAAAGCTGGTGATCGAGCTGTCGGCGCATCGTACCATCGCGCTGCGCAACGCGGTCGGCAGCAATCCCCATGTCGCCATGACGGCGCTGCTGCACAAGCTCGCCCGCGACGCCTTCAGGCGATCCACCCATGGCGCGACCGTCCAGGTCTCGGTTCACGAGGTCTTTTGCGGCAATCAGGGAACCGACCTGAAGACCACGCCCTATGCGAAGGCCGTGGACAAGCGCCACGCCGCATGGAAGGCCAAGGTGCCGACCGACGACGATGCGCTCTGGGACTGGCTCGTTGCGCTCGACGACGAGAACCGCATGGCGCTGCTGGCGCATTGCATGTCTCTCGGGATCAACGCGCTCTACGAGCGGCCCAATCCCATGAGCGCCACCGGCATCTCCGAAAGGCAGCTCCAGGCGCGCATGGCGGAAGCCGACCGCCTGGCCCGCGTGACCGGCCTCGACATGGCGGAGGCCGGATTCCGGCCGACCGTCGCGAACTACTTCGGTCGCGTGACCAAGCAGCGCATCCTCGAAGCCATCGCCGAGGCCGTCGGCGAGAGCACCGCCAATCTCCTCGACAACCAGAAGAAGGACAAGATGTGGATGGCGTCCGAGGCGGAGGAGCGGCTGGCGAATACCGGCTGGCTCCCGGAACCGCTGCGTCTCGCCAGCGAAGAGCCCGCGATCGAGGGTGCAGCCGAAGAGGACGAGCCCGACGTGGCGCTTCCCGACTTCCTCGCCGGCGACGACGAGGCCCCCGAAGCCGGCACCGGCGAAGATCCGGCGGTGCTCGTCGCCGCCGAATAG
- a CDS encoding DUF2326 domain-containing protein has protein sequence MIRAVRANHKGFHAALLQPGVNLILADRSTSAGDKDTTNALGKSTLIEIIDFCLASNTSPGKGLRIEALQGWAFTLELSLSGRDVAVTRATDTPGFFAIEGATDDWPVRPTPNKEGVPGLDAKKWRAVLAWALFGISELSAESGYKPSARSLLSYFVRNQTAAYNIPFKYFDNQKTWDIQVHNAFLLGLNWEKAATWQQLKDQKNALDALKQAIKTGAVDGELASLGELEAERLRLSTQLERERDALSSFRVLPQYREIEGQANVLTGEIHGLVNANIVDKRRLDRYRDSLVSEDVPTEDRLEALYGEAGIALPGAVKKTLEDARAFNAQIIANRREFIASEIAALEAAVSERETNIATLTDRRAGYLSALAGQGALEELTQLQELHAATRLKVDELTNRITQLRQMTTKADTIKVETVELKRATALDYEERRALWSQALSLFSEFSESLYKSPGRLVIDIDDTGYKFDVEIAGSPSEGISKMKIFCYDLMLISFARQRGLGIDFLIHDSTIFDGVDPRQRAHALELAAAMAAKYDFQYICTLNTDMVPVSDFSPGFDYEALVRLRLTDTDASGSLLGFRY, from the coding sequence ATGATCCGAGCTGTTCGCGCCAATCACAAAGGCTTCCACGCCGCTCTGCTTCAGCCAGGAGTCAATCTCATACTGGCCGACCGATCCACCTCGGCCGGCGACAAGGACACGACGAACGCACTTGGCAAATCGACGCTCATCGAGATCATCGACTTCTGTCTCGCAAGCAATACCTCACCCGGAAAGGGACTTCGCATCGAGGCTTTGCAGGGTTGGGCATTCACGCTGGAGCTTTCCCTGTCCGGCCGCGACGTCGCGGTAACGCGAGCCACCGACACGCCCGGTTTCTTCGCGATCGAAGGCGCGACCGACGACTGGCCTGTCCGCCCGACCCCTAACAAGGAAGGCGTGCCCGGTCTCGACGCGAAGAAATGGCGAGCGGTCCTCGCCTGGGCGCTGTTCGGCATCAGCGAGTTGTCTGCCGAGTCGGGCTACAAGCCCTCGGCGCGGTCGCTGCTTTCCTATTTCGTGCGTAACCAGACAGCCGCGTACAACATCCCCTTCAAGTATTTCGATAATCAGAAGACCTGGGATATCCAGGTCCACAACGCATTCCTTCTCGGATTGAACTGGGAGAAAGCTGCGACCTGGCAGCAGCTCAAGGATCAAAAGAACGCACTCGATGCGCTCAAACAGGCGATCAAGACCGGAGCGGTCGACGGCGAACTGGCGTCCCTCGGTGAACTCGAAGCCGAACGCCTTCGCCTGTCGACACAGCTCGAACGCGAGCGCGATGCTCTCTCAAGCTTCCGCGTGCTTCCCCAGTACCGTGAGATCGAGGGCCAGGCGAACGTCCTGACCGGCGAAATCCACGGCTTGGTCAACGCCAATATCGTGGATAAGCGCCGGCTCGATCGCTACCGCGACTCGCTGGTCAGCGAAGATGTCCCGACCGAAGACCGGCTGGAAGCTCTCTACGGTGAGGCGGGCATCGCCCTGCCTGGCGCCGTCAAGAAGACGCTGGAGGATGCGCGGGCTTTCAATGCGCAGATTATCGCCAACCGCCGCGAGTTCATCGCCAGCGAGATTGCCGCGCTTGAGGCTGCTGTCAGCGAGCGCGAGACGAACATAGCGACTCTCACGGATCGCCGTGCCGGCTACCTTAGCGCGCTTGCCGGACAGGGCGCGCTGGAGGAACTGACGCAGCTACAGGAGCTGCATGCCGCCACCCGGCTGAAGGTCGATGAACTGACCAACAGGATCACCCAGCTTCGCCAGATGACCACGAAGGCGGACACGATCAAGGTCGAGACCGTGGAGTTGAAGCGAGCGACAGCACTCGATTATGAAGAACGGCGCGCACTCTGGTCACAGGCGCTCAGCCTGTTCTCTGAATTCTCCGAGAGTCTCTACAAATCGCCCGGTCGCCTAGTCATCGACATCGATGATACGGGCTACAAGTTCGACGTAGAGATTGCCGGTAGCCCGAGCGAGGGTATCAGCAAGATGAAAATCTTCTGCTACGATCTCATGCTGATCTCATTCGCGCGGCAGCGCGGTCTCGGGATCGACTTCCTGATTCACGACAGCACGATCTTCGACGGCGTTGATCCCCGTCAGCGAGCCCACGCGCTCGAACTAGCGGCAGCGATGGCCGCAAAATACGACTTTCAATATATCTGCACCCTCAACACCGACATGGTCCCGGTCAGCGACTTTTCGCCGGGCTTCGACTATGAAGCGCTCGTTCGGCTGCGTCTGACGGATACCGACGCGAGCGGTAGTCTGCTCGGATTCCGGTACTGA
- a CDS encoding ArdC family protein, with the protein MSRRDRTPRAGSDRTNLYDEITGKIIAELEVGRFPWVQPWGTASAKAPLGLPRNAATGRSYSGINILILWGAVVQHGFPGQGWLTYRQAAALGGNVRKGEQGTTVVYADRFVPEDEKRRARETGEEAQAIPFLKRFTVFNAAQCERLPDDITVAVPPPPPGLIEPRVEALIRATGVDFRIGGDRAFYVPADDYVVVPPPQAYFEPINWHRTALHELGHASGHRSRLNRDFSSSFGTKKYAFEELIAEMSAAFCCASLGIVPTVRHADYIGSWLDVLREDSRAVVRAASQASKAADWILSFAPDDGLRPVEAEPDRRAA; encoded by the coding sequence ATGTCCAGACGTGACCGCACCCCTCGCGCCGGCTCGGACCGGACGAACCTCTATGACGAGATCACCGGCAAGATCATCGCCGAGCTCGAGGTCGGCCGCTTCCCCTGGGTCCAGCCCTGGGGCACGGCGTCGGCGAAAGCGCCGCTCGGCCTGCCGAGGAACGCCGCCACCGGCCGCAGCTACAGCGGCATCAACATCCTGATCCTCTGGGGCGCCGTCGTGCAGCACGGTTTTCCCGGTCAGGGCTGGCTCACCTACAGGCAGGCCGCCGCGCTCGGCGGCAATGTCCGCAAGGGCGAGCAGGGCACCACCGTCGTCTATGCCGACCGCTTCGTCCCAGAGGACGAGAAGCGCCGGGCGCGCGAGACCGGCGAGGAAGCCCAGGCCATCCCCTTCCTCAAGCGCTTCACCGTCTTCAATGCAGCGCAATGCGAACGGCTGCCCGACGACATCACCGTCGCGGTTCCGCCGCCGCCCCCCGGCCTGATCGAGCCGAGGGTCGAGGCGCTGATCAGGGCGACGGGCGTCGACTTCCGCATCGGCGGCGACAGGGCATTCTATGTACCGGCCGACGACTATGTGGTCGTGCCGCCGCCGCAAGCCTATTTCGAGCCGATCAACTGGCACCGGACGGCCCTGCACGAGCTGGGTCACGCCAGCGGCCATCGCAGCCGGCTGAACCGCGATTTCTCCTCCTCCTTCGGCACGAAGAAATATGCCTTCGAGGAACTGATCGCCGAGATGAGCGCCGCATTCTGCTGCGCGTCGCTCGGCATCGTCCCGACCGTGCGCCATGCCGACTATATCGGCTCCTGGCTCGACGTGCTGCGCGAGGATTCCCGCGCCGTGGTCCGCGCCGCCAGCCAGGCCAGCAAGGCGGCCGACTGGATATTGTCCTTCGCCCCCGATGACGGGCTGCGCCCGGTGGAGGCCGAGCCTGACAGGCGGGCGGCGTGA